The Pseudofrankia sp. DC12 region CTTCTGCCGGGTCAGGTGTGTCGGCTCCGTGGGCGCCGGCTCCGTGGGCGCCGGCATCGCGGCTGGCCTGGGTCCCCCTCGGGACCCTGCGCCATGCCGCCCCCACGCCGCGGTGGGCACTGGCGAGGTTCACCCGCTCACGGGCCACCCGATCGGCGCTTCCTGTCCGGTTTGATAGGCTTCTGACCGTTCCTTGGGGGGGCGACCAAGGAGTGGTCATGCCTCTTGCCCGTAGGACCGTCACCGGCGCGCTGGCCGCGCTGGGCCTGGCCGCGATGCTGGCCTCCTGCAAGCCCGGTCTCGTCTCGTCACCCTCCGCCGGCGGCGAGCCCCCACAGCCAACCGTGTCGGCCGCCACCACCTTGCCGGCCGCCACCACCTTGCCGGCCGCCACCACCTTGCCGGCCGCCGCGACTCCGTCAGCACACGCTCCGTCGGCCGATCCGGACCCGGTCCCACCGTCGGCGCCGCCCACGACCGTGCCGGCCGCCGAGACACCGTCCACCCCGGCCCAGCCGCCCGCCCGCTCGACACCGCCCGCGACGACACGTCCGCCCGCCACGACGCCGCCGCCCGCCCTTTCGAAGACCGACGAGGTCGTCCGGCTGACCAACGCCGAACGGGGAAAGGCCGGCTGCGGCCCGCTCGCCGCCGACCCGCGCCTCGCCGCCTCGGCGCAGGCGCACACCGCGGACATGGCGCAGAACAACTACTTCAGCCACACCAGCCTCGACGGCCGGTCCATGGCTGACCGCATCCGCGCGACCGGGTTCCCGTTGACCGCCGTCGGGGAGAACATCGCCGCGGGTGCGGCGACGGCCGCCCAGACCATGGACATGTGGATGAACAGCCCGGGGCACCGCGCGAACATCCTCAACTGCTCCTACACCCGGATCGGCGTCGGTTACGCCGAGGGCGGTTCCTACCGCTACTACTGGACGCAGGACTTCGGCCGGCTCTGACCCGGACGACCGGCGGGACCGGGCTCGAGGCGAGCGTTCCGGTGCGCCCCCCGGTGAACGGGAACAGGCCGTTGGGCTGCCACCACTGGCCGATCTGGG contains the following coding sequences:
- a CDS encoding CAP domain-containing protein, with the protein product MPLARRTVTGALAALGLAAMLASCKPGLVSSPSAGGEPPQPTVSAATTLPAATTLPAATTLPAAATPSAHAPSADPDPVPPSAPPTTVPAAETPSTPAQPPARSTPPATTRPPATTPPPALSKTDEVVRLTNAERGKAGCGPLAADPRLAASAQAHTADMAQNNYFSHTSLDGRSMADRIRATGFPLTAVGENIAAGAATAAQTMDMWMNSPGHRANILNCSYTRIGVGYAEGGSYRYYWTQDFGRL